The segment AAACGTGGCTGCATTACCCACTATCATTCCTATCTTTCCGTTGCCGAACCTCGTGTTGTTTCCCGGGTTGAGCGTACCTCTGCATATTTTCGAGCCGCGCTATCGCGAGATGATCGCCGACGTCGCCGACTTGCACGGGATGATCGGGATGGCGCTGCTCAAGGGCGACCGGCAACGCGACTACCACGCCTTTCCGGATATTTTCGAGGTCGGATGCGCGGGAAAAATCGGCAGTCTCATCAAGCTTGCCGACGGACGCTACAACCTGGTCCTCGAGGGCGTTGGCGAGTTTCGCATCGTGCGCGAAATTCGCGATCGCTCGTATCGGCAGGCGGAGGTGAATTGGTGTCCGGTTCGGCCCGACGCGCTCGATTGCGACGCCGAGACGATGGATGCGCTGCGCGAGATGCTGTTCAGCTATCTGGGCGAGGCCGCGCATGAGGCTTGGCGCGCGATCGTTGAGCAGCGCGGCCTGCGCGGCGCCGCGCTGATCAACTTCCTGTGCTTTCATCTCGACGTCACGCCGCTCGAGAAGCAAACGATGCTCGAAGCGCTTACGCATCGTGTTGATTGCCTGCTCGACGTACTGACCTTCAAGCTCGAGGAGCGCAAGCGCGGGCCTGCGGGCACCAGTGGCGGGCCCGACACCGTCCAATAGCGGTATTGCACGGAACCGAATTGCTCTGATCTGGCTAGCGGGTTCTGAATCCGGCTTTCCAAATTCCCTCATAGCGCCTTAAAATCCGGGGCATCAGGGGGTAGCCTGCTTATGGCACCTGAGCGACAAATGACGGACGGTCTGTGGCCAAATCGTAGCGCATGTCGCAAATGAGCAGGCTCGCGGCCAGAGGCCGCATAATTCGCATATTGCGAAGCGATTTGCGAAAAAATGGCTGATAGTGGGGCTTCTCAATCACTGGAAATCCGACTCAGCGCTCACGAGGCCTTAAGCTGTCAGCTAAATTAGTATTAGGGCACTTGCCTATGAATTCGGCATGATCATTGCGTATCTAGCTGTCGAACGACCAAAAGTCGGAATCCCGACGCCGAACGCCGTACTAAGCTCGATGCAGGCGCTGTCGGGTGAGGACAAAGTACGATGGAATGGGAAAATAGCGCTCTAGGAAATCTATTCGTGCCAGACGTTCTGACGCCTGAGCAGTTTTACGACAGTCGGCGCGACGATAGTAACATCCGGCCCGTCAAGAAGCTGATGATGGCTATTCTGGAGGACGCCCTTCGATGCTTCCAGAATAACGCCGACGCTAAGGGCGGACCACGCAAGCGCCTTTTCAGCGAGGCCGAGCAGTGGCTAATCGGGGAAGGGGGAGAGGGACCCTTCTCGTTCGAGACGGTCTGCGAAACGCTGGGGATCGAACCGCAATTTCTGCA is part of the Candidatus Binatus sp. genome and harbors:
- a CDS encoding LON peptidase substrate-binding domain-containing protein; its protein translation is MAALPTIIPIFPLPNLVLFPGLSVPLHIFEPRYREMIADVADLHGMIGMALLKGDRQRDYHAFPDIFEVGCAGKIGSLIKLADGRYNLVLEGVGEFRIVREIRDRSYRQAEVNWCPVRPDALDCDAETMDALREMLFSYLGEAAHEAWRAIVEQRGLRGAALINFLCFHLDVTPLEKQTMLEALTHRVDCLLDVLTFKLEERKRGPAGTSGGPDTVQ